ATTGATTTCATCTGTATCAGCTTTATTAGTATTATTTTTATTCATATTACATCCTCCTCTCTTTCTGAATACGTATTCAAAATTAATCATTAAAAATTAATCATTAAAAATACTTTTAGTTCTTTCAAGAATATCAAGACCTTGTTGTTTTAGCCAGTAAGGAATGTCAATTAACACCCAATTTTCTTTAAGTTTATCTCCTTTTCGATAGTAAACATCAACAACTTGCATATCTGCCTTAACCTCTCCACCTGGCAATCCTAAAAATCCTCCACATGGGATATTGCTTAAGTTAGGCCATCCAAAGAAACAAGCAAAATTCCCTTCTGCAAATCTACATACATGTCCATTAAAAGTCTTTCCTTTTAAATTATTTCTAAATGGCAATTGATGTTGTTCTTGATATCTAGGTATAGTGTAAGAAGCTCCAATACCACCTGGTCCATACCAAATCATATCTTTAGCCCATGATTTTTCAAGTACCTCTGGTGGACATCCCATAGAGCCACTGTCATTTAGTTCAGACAAGTCATCTACCATTTTATTGACTAATGCTAAAGTCTTAACCCCTTCTACTTCATCTGCATCTTCAAAAAGTAATCCATTATGGTCAATTGGTCCTGGATATACAAAATATGAACCTGTTTGTGGTGGCAATGGATTGACACCTGCCTGAATCATAAATCCAATTATATCTACAAATAATCCAGTTTTAGAAATTTTCCCATCTTGCACACAGTTAAATTCTGCATATCTTAAGCTAATCATCTTGCGAGTATGCTTAATACCAAGCCAGTCATTATCAAAAAGTCCCATAAAATGACCCATACTCATTACCCACTCACTGTTATCAATTTCATTAGTACCTGCAATAAATATATCTTGTCGTCTTTGCATATTACTCAATGAAATTTTTAAAGGTTTCCAAAATATATCTGCTACATTTTCAATTCCTTTTTGTTCACGAAATGGATACACACCTCTCCAGTCATAATCTGATTTCATATGCTGTTTCAAAATATTTTTAATTTCATCTACATTGGCATTCTCTAATGCTTCAAAGTAATTTCTTACAACTCTTTTTGATTCTTGATATTTTTCCATGACTATATCCTCCCAAATTTATAAAGTATAATTTAACTTCATTGACTTTTCATTGCATACGTTTTCTTTTTTATAGCTTTTTTATTTGTTTTTAGGTTATTTTATGAATACATATGCATTTTTCTAAATATTAACACATATATAAAAAATTGTAAAGAAAATGTTGTCATAAAAATGTAAATCGTGACATACATCTACTTAAATTTATATATTTTTCATCCTTGCTAATAAAAATACTCCTTGCCTCCCATATTTATTGAAATACTTGCGCCAATAAATGGCTATAAAAAATTAAAGGGGGACAGTCTTTTTAAAGCTATCACCCTTTTTTATTTAGTCAATCTAATATATTTTTGTTTGTATTCTGATATTTATTTTTTAATATTTATTTGTTTATTGAGTTTTTAATCCTACTTTTTATCAGCACCTTTTTTTTCTTCACTTTTGCTTTCTTCTTTAGTATAATTTTTTTGAACAGATTCTAATTGTTCATCAGTTGATGTTTGAAGCTTATCAGTCTTTTCAGGTTCTTTTATAGTATTTTTCTCAGCATCACCTTTACTTTCAGACACTCTTTTTTCATCTACACTTTGATTATCAAATCTTCCACATTCTTGATATTCATTGTCTTCTTGACAATTTTTAGCATCAAATTCTTCATGACTTCTACAGTCTCTATACTCATGACTTCCTTCGTATCCTCTTGGGCTAAACCCTTCATGACCTCTACAATCTCCATTACCATGAAATCCTTCATATCCTCTTGGGTCAAATCCTTCATGACCTCTACAGTCTCCATTACCATGAAATCCTTCGTGTCCTCTTGGGTCAAACCCTTCATGACCTCTGCAATCTCTTTTTCCATAACCTCCTTCGTATCCTCTTGGGTCAAATCCTTCATGACCTCTGCAATCTCTATTACCATGAAATCCTTCATATCCTCTTGGGTCAAATCCTTTATGACCTCTATATTCTCCATTACCATGAAATCCTTCGTGTCCTTTTGGTCCAAATCCCTCATGATGCATCATTTCAAATATTTTGCATCCTTCACATACATGACTCCATGGATGTCTATGAGGACCCCCATATCCCATTTGACCATGATGTTGTGAATATTTACTATGTTCTCCATAATGTTCTTGTTGTTTATGATTTCCTCTCATTTCAAATTCTCCAAATCCTCTAAATCCTTCTCTTTTATCTTTGTAATAATTCATATTAGCTCCTCCTAATTAACTAGATTTTTTCTATTAATTTATTTTTTCAGTTTTATTAAGGTACCTTATTTATCCTTAATTATAAAGGTACCTTATAATTTTGTCAACACTATTTTAAGGTACCTTTATATTTTTTTAAATTTCTTTTATTTTCTCTTTTTAGAATCAAAAAACTAAGAGTGCACCTGCTAATAAAACGCTTCTTAATAGTATGAAATAATTACTTGAAAAAAAGTGAACCCTTTACAGTAAAATTTTATCTAATAAGTGTAAGACAAAAAAGTAGTGCTACTATTTTCATATAAATGTAGATTTATCAAATTATTTCCTAAACTCTAATTAAAAAATAATTATTTTTTAAAAGTGAACCATTTATAGTAAAATTTTATCTAATAAGTGTAAGGCAAAAAAGTAGCGCTATGATTTGCATAGAAAGGTAGGAATACAATTGGATAAAACTACATTTATTAATAATATTCTTGAGTCAGAACAGACTTTGTATCGCATATCTAAGTCTATTTTAGGAAACGACCAAGATTGTGAGGATGCTGTCAACAATGCTATTTTAAAGGCATATGAAAAATTGGACTCACTGAAAGAACAACAATATTTTAAAACTTGGTTGATTAGAATAGTCATAAATGAATGTAATTCATTAAGACGTAAACAGTTTAATATTCTACCATTTGAAGAAATTCTTAAGAACAAAAAAGTGGAAGAAAAAGATGATTACAGTGATTTATATATTGCTATTCAAGGTTTATCTAAAAAAATTAGGATTCCAATAGTTCTTTATTATATCGAGGGATATTCAATAGATGAGATTAAAGAAATATTAGATATACCTCAAGGAACAGTAAAAAGCAGATTATCAAGAGGTAGAAAATTATTAAAAACTAAACTAGAAGATATGGAGGTAATGTATGAACAAAAACAAATTAAATAATTCATTTCCGAAAGCTCCAGAAAGCTTTCATAATAGATTAAATAAAACATTAAATAGCTTGCCAGAAAGAGAGGATAATTATAACATGATTAATAATAAAACACGTAAATTACCATTTAATTTATCATTCAAAAAAGGATTAATTGCAACTTTTGCTGTTACTCTACTTTTAGGTACAACAGCTCTTGCTACAGGAGAGATATCTAAGATAATTGGAAAATCAAGTAATAAAGCTACTTATACATCTGTTCCAACTACAGAACAAGTGAAAGAAGACTTTAAATTTGCTCCTAATATAGTTTCTGAATTTAGTAATGGATATAAGTTTAAAGGAGGATATACTATAAATAAAAAAGGACTTGATAAAGAAGATAACATTTTAGGCGAATTAAAATCACTTGATTTTACCTATGAAAATGATAATGATGAAATATCTCTTGAAACATCAAATAATGTACTTGGAAAAGATTCTAAGGATATAAAAGTTGTAGATACATACAAAGATGTAAATATTTCTTATGAGGAATTCAAGCAAAAGTATGTACCAGAAGGTTATAAAATGACAGAACAGGA
This sequence is a window from Clostridioides difficile. Protein-coding genes within it:
- a CDS encoding nuclear transport factor 2 family protein, whose amino-acid sequence is MEKYQESKRVVRNYFEALENANVDEIKNILKQHMKSDYDWRGVYPFREQKGIENVADIFWKPLKISLSNMQRRQDIFIAGTNEIDNSEWVMSMGHFMGLFDNDWLGIKHTRKMISLRYAEFNCVQDGKISKTGLFVDIIGFMIQAGVNPLPPQTGSYFVYPGPIDHNGLLFEDADEVEGVKTLALVNKMVDDLSELNDSGSMGCPPEVLEKSWAKDMIWYGPGGIGASYTIPRYQEQHQLPFRNNLKGKTFNGHVCRFAEGNFACFFGWPNLSNIPCGGFLGLPGGEVKADMQVVDVYYRKGDKLKENWVLIDIPYWLKQQGLDILERTKSIFND
- a CDS encoding RNA polymerase sigma factor → MDKTTFINNILESEQTLYRISKSILGNDQDCEDAVNNAILKAYEKLDSLKEQQYFKTWLIRIVINECNSLRRKQFNILPFEEILKNKKVEEKDDYSDLYIAIQGLSKKIRIPIVLYYIEGYSIDEIKEILDIPQGTVKSRLSRGRKLLKTKLEDMEVMYEQKQIK